The following coding sequences are from one Gossypium raimondii isolate GPD5lz chromosome 4, ASM2569854v1, whole genome shotgun sequence window:
- the LOC105780986 gene encoding LEAF RUST 10 DISEASE-RESISTANCE LOCUS RECEPTOR-LIKE PROTEIN KINASE-like 2.4 isoform X2 encodes MNDWHFTLKNIPLFISSSELHRNLMMLRPRLVLFSVFALTLSLFPDVSDGRAGKSNHCGPSLCGHVNISHPFRLKGQPRGCGDRRFELECKRNRTSFPTKYGNFYVLNISYVDRTLRLVDVSLVDENCSIPRSSIVHSSDSYLEYIILNRADTMYLVNCTTRMKSSSVYVDASRCPTNSSSSPWTYFYFPVSFSNISDFHHSCRFIAQFPVMLSNISGLSPSYIYKNLLEGVDVYCLLDLVYYLLLPIESNLAFLLPGIFGHYPFGKGATFVCLAVSGILLARTLLGIFCLITLVIRKLKRRHLSMDDDIENFLQSQNNLIPIRYSYSEIKRITEGFKVKLGQGGYGSVFKGKLRSGRLVAIKMLDKSKANGEDFINEVATIGRIHHINVVQLIGFCVERSKQALVYDFMVNGSLDKIIFSKENCTLSWQKLFEVALGVARGIEYLHSGCQMQILHFDIKPHNILLDENFIPKVSDFGLAKLYSVDDSIISLTAARGTLGYIAPELFYRNIGGISYKADIYSFGMLLMEMVGRRKNLNAFDDHSSQIYFPSWIYDRFEQRENIELGDVTEVDDKIARKMIMVAFWCIQMNPANRPSMSKVLEMLENEHDQLELPSRPSLFSLEKSTEEHVCKNVSEEPSTSKSCVDI; translated from the exons atgaatgattgGCATTTTACATTAAAGAACATCCCATTGTTTATTTCTTCATCGGAGCTCCACCGGAACCTGATGATGTTAAGACCCAGACTTGTCTTGTTTAGCGTCTTTGCCCTTACTTTATCTCTATTCCCAGATGTTTCCGATGGTAGAGCAGGCAAAAGCAACCACTGCGGCCCATCTTTGTGTGGACACGTTAATATCAGTCACCCTTTCCGACTAAAAGGTCAGCCTCGTGGATGTGGTGACCGTAGGTTTGAATTAGAGTGCAAGAGAAACCGCACCAGTTTTCCCACGAAATACGGAAACTTTTATGTCCTAAACATCTCTTATGTTGACCGAACGCTTCGACTTGTGGATGTGAGTCTGGTCGATGAAAACTGCTCAATTCCTCGCAGTTCCATTGTCCATTCTTCAGACAGCTATCTAGAATACATAATATTGAATAGAGCAGACACCATGTATCTGGTAAATTGCACGACAAGGATGAAGTCTTCTTCAGTTTATGTCGATGCTTCTCGTTGCCCAACCAATAGCTCTTCTTCTCCTTGGACCTACTTCTACTTTCCGGTCTCGTTTTCAAATATATCCGATTTCCATCATTCGTGCAGATTTATAGCCCAGTTTCCTGTCATGCTTTCCAATATTAGTGGCTTATCCCCTTCGTACATTTACAAAAACCTGTTGGAAGGCGTCGACGTGTACTG CTTGCTAGATTTGGTGTACTATCTGCTACTTCCAATAGAAAGCAATCTGGCCTTTCTTCTACCGGGAATCTTCGGCCATTATCCTTTTGGGAAAG GAGCCACCTTCGTTTGTCTTGCAGTATCAG GCATATTGTTAGCGAGAACTTTGTTGGGGATATTCTGCCTCATTACACTTGTCATACGCAAACTAAAGAGGAGGCATTTGTCGATGGATGATGATATCGAAAACTTTcttcaaagtcaaaataatttaatacctATTCGATATTCGTATtctgaaataaaaagaattacggaaggttttaaagttaaattaggTCAAGGTGGTTATGGTTCTGTGTTTAAAGGAAAGCTTCGCAGTGGTCGGCTAGTGGCAATAAAAATGTTAGATAAATCCAAAGCAAATGGAGAAGATTTCATCAATGAAGTTGCTACTATTGGAAGGATTCATCATATTAATGTAGTGCAACTTATTGGGTTTTGTGTAGAGAGATCAAAACAAGCTCTTGTATATGATTTTATGGTGAATGGGTCtttggataaaattatattttcaaaggaGAATTGTACTTTAAGTTGGCAAAAATTATTTGAGGTTGCACTAGGTGTGGCTCGAGGGATTGAATACTTGCACAGTGGTTGTCAAAtgcaaattttgcattttgataTCAAGCCGCACAACATTCTTTTGGATGAAAACTTTATCCCTAAAGTTTCTGATTTTGGTCTTGCAAAATTATATTCAGTGGATGACAGTATTATTTCTCTCACAGCGGCTCGTGGTACATTAGGATACATTGCTCCTGAATTATTTTACAGAAATATTGGAGGCATCTCATATAAAGCcgatatttatagttttggaatGTTGTTAATGGAAATGGtgggaagaagaaagaatttgaATGCATTTGATGATCATTCTagtcaaatttattttccgtCATGGATTTATGATCGATTTGAACAAAGAGAGAACATAGAATTAGGGGATGTAACAGAAGTTGATGACAAAATAGCAAGGAAGATGATAATGGTTGCATTTTGGTGCATACAAATGAATCCCGCTAATCGTCCTTCAATGAGCAAAGTTTTGGAAATGCTCGAAAATGAACATGATCAACTTGAATTGCCGTCCAGACCTTCACTATTTTCTCTCGAAAAGTCGACTGAAGAACATGTTTGTAAGAATGTATCGGAGGAACCATCAACGTCAAAAAGTTGTGTGGACATCTAA
- the LOC105780986 gene encoding rust resistance kinase Lr10 isoform X1 yields MNDWHFTLKNIPLFISSSELHRNLMMLRPRLVLFSVFALTLSLFPDVSDGRAGKSNHCGPSLCGHVNISHPFRLKGQPRGCGDRRFELECKRNRTSFPTKYGNFYVLNISYVDRTLRLVDVSLVDENCSIPRSSIVHSSDSYLEYIILNRADTMYLVNCTTRMKSSSVYVDASRCPTNSSSSPWTYFYFPVSFSNISDFHHSCRFIAQFPVMLSNISGLSPSYIYKNLLEGVDVYWYIPYTDWTLNPILKVLLDLVYYLLLPIESNLAFLLPGIFGHYPFGKGATFVCLAVSGILLARTLLGIFCLITLVIRKLKRRHLSMDDDIENFLQSQNNLIPIRYSYSEIKRITEGFKVKLGQGGYGSVFKGKLRSGRLVAIKMLDKSKANGEDFINEVATIGRIHHINVVQLIGFCVERSKQALVYDFMVNGSLDKIIFSKENCTLSWQKLFEVALGVARGIEYLHSGCQMQILHFDIKPHNILLDENFIPKVSDFGLAKLYSVDDSIISLTAARGTLGYIAPELFYRNIGGISYKADIYSFGMLLMEMVGRRKNLNAFDDHSSQIYFPSWIYDRFEQRENIELGDVTEVDDKIARKMIMVAFWCIQMNPANRPSMSKVLEMLENEHDQLELPSRPSLFSLEKSTEEHVCKNVSEEPSTSKSCVDI; encoded by the exons atgaatgattgGCATTTTACATTAAAGAACATCCCATTGTTTATTTCTTCATCGGAGCTCCACCGGAACCTGATGATGTTAAGACCCAGACTTGTCTTGTTTAGCGTCTTTGCCCTTACTTTATCTCTATTCCCAGATGTTTCCGATGGTAGAGCAGGCAAAAGCAACCACTGCGGCCCATCTTTGTGTGGACACGTTAATATCAGTCACCCTTTCCGACTAAAAGGTCAGCCTCGTGGATGTGGTGACCGTAGGTTTGAATTAGAGTGCAAGAGAAACCGCACCAGTTTTCCCACGAAATACGGAAACTTTTATGTCCTAAACATCTCTTATGTTGACCGAACGCTTCGACTTGTGGATGTGAGTCTGGTCGATGAAAACTGCTCAATTCCTCGCAGTTCCATTGTCCATTCTTCAGACAGCTATCTAGAATACATAATATTGAATAGAGCAGACACCATGTATCTGGTAAATTGCACGACAAGGATGAAGTCTTCTTCAGTTTATGTCGATGCTTCTCGTTGCCCAACCAATAGCTCTTCTTCTCCTTGGACCTACTTCTACTTTCCGGTCTCGTTTTCAAATATATCCGATTTCCATCATTCGTGCAGATTTATAGCCCAGTTTCCTGTCATGCTTTCCAATATTAGTGGCTTATCCCCTTCGTACATTTACAAAAACCTGTTGGAAGGCGTCGACGTGTACTGGTATATACCCTATACTGATTGGACTTTAAACCCGATTCTCAAAGT CTTGCTAGATTTGGTGTACTATCTGCTACTTCCAATAGAAAGCAATCTGGCCTTTCTTCTACCGGGAATCTTCGGCCATTATCCTTTTGGGAAAG GAGCCACCTTCGTTTGTCTTGCAGTATCAG GCATATTGTTAGCGAGAACTTTGTTGGGGATATTCTGCCTCATTACACTTGTCATACGCAAACTAAAGAGGAGGCATTTGTCGATGGATGATGATATCGAAAACTTTcttcaaagtcaaaataatttaatacctATTCGATATTCGTATtctgaaataaaaagaattacggaaggttttaaagttaaattaggTCAAGGTGGTTATGGTTCTGTGTTTAAAGGAAAGCTTCGCAGTGGTCGGCTAGTGGCAATAAAAATGTTAGATAAATCCAAAGCAAATGGAGAAGATTTCATCAATGAAGTTGCTACTATTGGAAGGATTCATCATATTAATGTAGTGCAACTTATTGGGTTTTGTGTAGAGAGATCAAAACAAGCTCTTGTATATGATTTTATGGTGAATGGGTCtttggataaaattatattttcaaaggaGAATTGTACTTTAAGTTGGCAAAAATTATTTGAGGTTGCACTAGGTGTGGCTCGAGGGATTGAATACTTGCACAGTGGTTGTCAAAtgcaaattttgcattttgataTCAAGCCGCACAACATTCTTTTGGATGAAAACTTTATCCCTAAAGTTTCTGATTTTGGTCTTGCAAAATTATATTCAGTGGATGACAGTATTATTTCTCTCACAGCGGCTCGTGGTACATTAGGATACATTGCTCCTGAATTATTTTACAGAAATATTGGAGGCATCTCATATAAAGCcgatatttatagttttggaatGTTGTTAATGGAAATGGtgggaagaagaaagaatttgaATGCATTTGATGATCATTCTagtcaaatttattttccgtCATGGATTTATGATCGATTTGAACAAAGAGAGAACATAGAATTAGGGGATGTAACAGAAGTTGATGACAAAATAGCAAGGAAGATGATAATGGTTGCATTTTGGTGCATACAAATGAATCCCGCTAATCGTCCTTCAATGAGCAAAGTTTTGGAAATGCTCGAAAATGAACATGATCAACTTGAATTGCCGTCCAGACCTTCACTATTTTCTCTCGAAAAGTCGACTGAAGAACATGTTTGTAAGAATGTATCGGAGGAACCATCAACGTCAAAAAGTTGTGTGGACATCTAA